The genome window AGTTTACGTATATTTTTCTCTAACCATCCTATTTTATCTACTTCTCTTATATCAAATCCCGGAACATAGGGCTTTATATCTAAAAGAGGAGTTCCATCTACAATGTCCACATCCTGAATATGGAGTATATTCTTTTTAATTCCAATAAGACGCACTACAGAAATGCCTATAGGATTTGGTCTGCTTGATCCACGCATTGCAAAGACTCCGTGTGCATCGTCATCCATGAACGGTTTTACAATCAGGCTGAAGTCTTTGGATAGATTAAAATGATATATCAAAATAATATGAGAAAAATCTTCCAAATCTTTTAATCCATCGGTATATTCCGGAAATATCTCAATTGTTCCATCGACTTTTTCAGCACCTGCAGGTTGAATAGGTGTTCCTTTTGGTTTTTTAAATGGGGAATGTACGACTCCGATTGGTTTATAAATTATCTCATTCACGATTTTACCTTTACATACGTAATATACATATAATTCCATACACAAATTCAGTCATTCAAAATATACAGTTTTAATAACATTACCAAGAATCAATATGATATATACAATCAAATTATTTGAACCTGATCTATTTGAAATTTTAAATAACTTTAAATATTTCACTTAAGTAAGCGCCCATACAGCTTTTAGGAAGGGAATTAACACAGGGTGCATATTTTAAAGAATACACACCCTGCATCATGTTTGTCATTTAATTTTCAATCTTTTTGCCAATCTTACCGGCAGTGCATCCTTATGAACCATTATTGCAATAGTCCTCAGGCGGAAATAAGCTTCTGACATATACAAATATCCGTTAAATTTTCTGTCTACTGTACCCCCCGAATTCTTAATATAATAAAATTTATCACCCTTCTGGTCATGTGCAAGCCCTACAATATGCATTAAATGATCATCAGTTGTGGTGAAATTATCATATGTCTCTTCTCTCATTTCCTGCGAGATTTTCTTTTCCTTAACCGGTTCGGTAATTTTTTGTTTACGCTCTTTCTTTGTCATATCTTCCCAGTCTTTTTCAGGAACTATTGCATAACCTTTTTCTCTCGAGCTGAAATTACGATCACTTACATCACCGTCCCAAACAACTGTGTACCCGTTTTTTAAAGCATGGTCAACTATTTTTTCAAAATCTTTAAGAGGCACATTATAGTACTGCCTGTTAAAATCCCAGTTATCTGGAATTTCGGGAAGGCACTGTTTGTAGAACGGAAAATGAGTGTAAGATGTCAATTCAATGTAATTATCAGGATTAAACTGAAGAACTTTCTCAGCAAATGTTTTTGGTGTATAACTTTCATTTTTATAAGTGAAGGATTCAGGGACTTTCCCAAGATAGGCATCAAGAGTTGCTTCAAACGCATCCTTCCACCTTGGAGTAAGTTTTCCTCCCCTTCTTTTAATTACCGCATCAAGAATACCTTTTAAAACACTAAACATTTCTCCGTGATTGTGGCGTTTCTCTCCTATGTTCAAGCCTGTATATACATTATCAGGAACAATACCATAATGCTTAATCGAATTCATCACATCATGAGCTTGCCCTCCTTGTCCGAAATTAGCTTCACCATGCCGTTTTACAAACAAATCAGCTTTATGAGGATATGTATGTCTTACTGTGAACATTTCGGAAAGATCAAACTCACCCTTGCCCATTCTCAATAATTCCGATTCAACGTATGAAGTTGTTGAGAAGCACCAGCACGTACCTGTCCTGTACTGATTCTTAACAGGAGTATGGGGAAGCTCTGTATCAATTTTAAATTGATACGCTTCCTTTTTCTCCGTTTTCTTTTCCTTTTTATCCTGTGCAGAAACTGAAATAGATGAAAAAATGAAAAAGAAAAGAAGAACAAAGACATATAAAATTCTATTATTTCTCATTGTAATTCTCCCGGTATTACTGAATATTTAACTTTGTTTTTATATCATCCGGTAAAGCATTCTTATTTATCATTATTGCTATGTCATTGAGAAGCATGTAGGGTTTTGACATATAAAACATTCCCTTGTACTTCATATCTTTTCCCCAAGAATTTTTTGTAAAATAGAATGTAGCTCCGGTCTGGTCGTGAGCAAGGCCTACAATGTGCATGGCATGGTCATCTGTAGCTGTAAAATTATCAAAACATTCCTGCTTCATATCCTGAGTAATTGTTTTTTCGGGTACAGGTTCTGTAATTTTCTTTTCTCTCTCAGCTTTTGTCATATCTTCCCAGTCTTTTAAAGGCACAATAGCATATCCGTCTTTCGGTGCTTTAAAGAAATGGTTGCTTACATCTCCGCCCCATACAAAAGAGTAACCGTTCTTTAAAGCATAATCGGCAATCCTCGACAGATCATCAATAGTTACATTATAGACCTTGTTATGGCACCAGTTATCAGGCACTTCGAGATCAAATTTCTCATAAAAAGGATGATGTGTAAACGATGATATTTCAATATAATCATCAGGATTAAGCTGAAGATAATTTTTTAAAAATGTTTTAGGAGTGTAAAATTTTCCTTCATACGTAAACTTCTCCGGTACTTTGCCGAGATATGCATCAAGTACATCATCAAATGCTTCTTCCCACCTGGGAGTTAATTTTCTTCCCTTTTTGACAGCATTAAGCATTGCAGTAAGAACACGGGACATTTCCGAATGGTTGTGTTTTTTCTCTCCGATATTCATTCCACTGTATGCAGACTCAGGAACCATTCCGTATCTTCTCATCTGATTTATAACATCATGGCTGTAAGCGCCCTCTCCAAAAGTAGTATTGCCGTGCAGTCTTATATAGCTCTCGGCTTTCAAAGGATATGTTTTTCTTACTATGAACATCTCGGAAAGATCCATCTCTTTTTTGCCCATTCTGAGCAGCTCTGATTCAAGAAATGAAACAGTTGAAAAACACCAGCACGTGCCGGTTTTTGCCTGGCTTTTAACCGAAGTATACTCGACTTTATAATCATCAGTAAACTGATATACATCTTTTTTCTTTGATGAATCAGCCGGAGTTTTCTCCTGAGAAAAAACTGAAACAGCAAAAAACAGCATAAACAATAAAAAAACTTTTCGCATCTTCAACATAGTACTACCTCCTTCTTCTTTTCAAATTAGACGGAGAATTAAATGCAACTATATCCTCCAATGGTAAAAATTTTCTGTCTGCACTTCTCTTTTGAGTATCGGGATAACCTAAAGCCATGAGACTGTATACGTTAAATTTTCCAGGAAGTTTCAGTTCTCTTTGTGCTTTTTTCCTGTTAAACCAGCCTATCCAGCATGTACCAAGCCCTAACTCTGCA of bacterium contains these proteins:
- the tsaA gene encoding tRNA (N6-threonylcarbamoyladenosine(37)-N6)-methyltransferase TrmO, translated to MELYVYYVCKGKIVNEIIYKPIGVVHSPFKKPKGTPIQPAGAEKVDGTIEIFPEYTDGLKDLEDFSHIILIYHFNLSKDFSLIVKPFMDDDAHGVFAMRGSSRPNPIGISVVRLIGIKKNILHIQDVDIVDGTPLLDIKPYVPGFDIREVDKIGWLEKNIRKLSTTKDDERFIE
- a CDS encoding aminopeptidase; amino-acid sequence: MRNNRILYVFVLLFFFIFSSISVSAQDKKEKKTEKKEAYQFKIDTELPHTPVKNQYRTGTCWCFSTTSYVESELLRMGKGEFDLSEMFTVRHTYPHKADLFVKRHGEANFGQGGQAHDVMNSIKHYGIVPDNVYTGLNIGEKRHNHGEMFSVLKGILDAVIKRRGGKLTPRWKDAFEATLDAYLGKVPESFTYKNESYTPKTFAEKVLQFNPDNYIELTSYTHFPFYKQCLPEIPDNWDFNRQYYNVPLKDFEKIVDHALKNGYTVVWDGDVSDRNFSSREKGYAIVPEKDWEDMTKKERKQKITEPVKEKKISQEMREETYDNFTTTDDHLMHIVGLAHDQKGDKFYYIKNSGGTVDRKFNGYLYMSEAYFRLRTIAIMVHKDALPVRLAKRLKIK
- a CDS encoding aminopeptidase, whose product is MLKMRKVFLLFMLFFAVSVFSQEKTPADSSKKKDVYQFTDDYKVEYTSVKSQAKTGTCWCFSTVSFLESELLRMGKKEMDLSEMFIVRKTYPLKAESYIRLHGNTTFGEGAYSHDVINQMRRYGMVPESAYSGMNIGEKKHNHSEMSRVLTAMLNAVKKGRKLTPRWEEAFDDVLDAYLGKVPEKFTYEGKFYTPKTFLKNYLQLNPDDYIEISSFTHHPFYEKFDLEVPDNWCHNKVYNVTIDDLSRIADYALKNGYSFVWGGDVSNHFFKAPKDGYAIVPLKDWEDMTKAEREKKITEPVPEKTITQDMKQECFDNFTATDDHAMHIVGLAHDQTGATFYFTKNSWGKDMKYKGMFYMSKPYMLLNDIAIMINKNALPDDIKTKLNIQ